A genome region from Osmerus mordax isolate fOsmMor3 chromosome 27, fOsmMor3.pri, whole genome shotgun sequence includes the following:
- the trappc8 gene encoding trafficking protein particle complex subunit 8 isoform X2 — translation MAQCVQSVQEFIQDSFVPMVAVLCSEDAEKVTRKNNLNFSELLRPFCRLTSEGHIRDPNNQVQGVKNLRISVNNVVTRPTSAPVSGIPGPAHRKLLSEVVSACQPAEGVAANVITAGEHDLNISATTPWFEAYRESFLQSMPASDHEFLNHYLACLLVVSSSEAVPVEQFLKLSQEQHRVQHSGEYTNPKWFIPNTLKYYVLLHDMSEGDEQRADSVYEDMKQRYGPTGCYLLKVNSRRATAGADEQIPDPWSQYLHKSSLLSQDLYEDPAPTAVANNSPVENNVSSAEDDGHDTGHKEGVSNSLDNSHPLQLDAPSDPGSLEALKVATSEPRKPSPATGPGTSHGACLTLNDHDRIRQFVQEFTSRGLLPHVEKNIRQLNDQLVSRKGLSRSLFSATKKWFGSGKAPEKSISELKNTSGLLYPAEAPELQIRKMADLCFLVQHYELAYSCYHTAKKDFLSDQAMLYAAGALEMAAVSAFLQPGAPRPYPAHYMDTAIQTYKDVCKNMLLAERCALLSAEVLKSQGKYSDAATLLIKMTSEDSDLRSALLLEQAAHCFINMRNPMVRKFAFHMILAGHRFSKAGQKRHALRCYSQAMQVYKGKGWSLAEDHINFTIGRQSFTLRQPDNAVVAFRHILTNDSQQSGVQQGAFLREYLYVYKNVTGSSQGSLPQLPLPCIHSSATRVYFGHERRLAEGEKQAATHVSLDQEYDRDLAAMWRDLEEQVVAAANRGVVPGTFHPTQCCLNNQTDNLRFPLAVVEEPIIVEVAFRNPLKVPLELSDLSLLWEFTPKDFSRPGDGVDGEPVSNEEEALCPGMAQKEDVIATEVIPEFSMSPEETKLARLRLLPHLTGQLHILGVAYNLASSPSTGEPANSVAGSQSEGEGLLVRGRQDLQIQGPRLNHTKEEKTSVCHGPDRRLDPTITPPMPLLEVFFLQFPTALLCGEIRKAYVEFCNVSRVALRGLRVASTHPDFFTFGGGATTPLTPVSPAASENCSAYRTLATPPGARPGAAATSLASAGDFGPVAGVADIPLPEGALRPGESTQLPLWLRGPDQEGVHEINFLFYYESAEKGGKIGHRVLRHTVFICASRSLAVRATACRSNTLPEEEEEGEEEEGRNGNMLVFVDVENINTNEAGVREFHIAQVSSSSRHWRLHKCINVAEDKDCKLTSRERAKLGFRAMRCKPQQAAASAAGRYTFADLNLGNEQIISSTTPCADFFFRRCQPSESRRGAAPAAGGSFSHSRNQGAVPDDTAAIVRKCSEVDLDIIVLWKAFVVEDNKQRILEGQLHVALQTIGKEACSLTQKEEAQEMVLLKFKPELPPPMTRPSMEQLSHLIKTNLHYPESYSHAFIQKSLCMVPVTLTLSNCSLAQVEVFIDLRNKLTSPESFEVHGSFTWLGQTQYKLQLKAQEVMCVSLRACFLHAGVYNLGTPRVFAKLADQASVCETSQQTAPPALIIINST, via the exons ATGGCTCAGTGCGTCCAGTCGGTGCAGGAGTTCATCCAGGACTCGTTTGTCCCGATGGTGGCCGTTCTGTGCAGCGAAGATGCGGAGAAAGTGACTCGCAAAAACAACCTAAATTTCTCGGAGCTGCTTCGGCCTTTCTGCCGGTTAACCTCTGAAG GTCACATAAGAGACCCCAACAACCAGGTGCAGGGGGTGAAGAACCTGCGCATCAGCGTAAACAACGTGGTGACGCGCCCCACCTCCGCGCCCGTGTCTGGCATCCCTGGCCCCGCCCACCGCAAGCTGCTCAGCGAGGTGGTGTCGGCGTGCCAGCCGGCCGAGGGGGTGGCGGCCAATGTCATCACAGCCGGGGAGCACGACCTCAACATCAGCG cGACCACGCCCTGGTTCGAGGCCTACCGGGAGAGCTTCCTCCAGTCCATGCCCGCCTCCGACCACGAGTTCCTCAACCACTACCTCGCCT GTCTCCTGGTGGTGTCGTCCAGCGAAGCCGTGCCGGTGGAGCAGTTCCTCAAGCTGTCCCAGGAGCAGCACAGGGTTCAGCACAGCGGAGAGTACACCAACCCCAAGTGGTTCATCCCCAACACCCTCAAATACTACGTGCTGCTGCACGACATGAGCGAGGGAGACGAACAGAG ggcgGACTCGGTGTACGAGGACATGAAGCAGAGGTACGGCCCCACAGGCTGCTACCTGCTCAAGGTGAACTCCCGCAGGGCCACGGCGGGGGCAGACGAGCAGATCCCCGATCCCTGGAGCCAGTACCTCCACAAGAGCAGCCTGCTCAGCCAG gacctcTACGAGGACCCCGCCCCGACTGCCGTGGCGAACAACTCCCCCGTAGAGAACAACGTCAGCTCCGCAGAAGACGACGGCCATGACACAGGCCACAAAG AGGGCGTCTCCAACAGCCTGGACAACAGCCACCCCCTCCAGCTGGACGCCCCCAGTGACCCCGGGAGCCTGGAAGCCCTCAAGGTCGCGACCTCCGAGCCCAGGAAGCCGTCCCCTGCCACGGGGCCAGGGACGAGCCACGGAGCCTGCCTCACGCTCAACGACCACGACCGCATCCGACAGTTCGTCCAGGAGTTCACCTCCAGAGGCCTCCTGCCCCACGTAGAGAAGAACATCAGGCAGCTGAACGACCAG CTGGTCTCCAGGAAGGGCTTGAGTCGCTCCCTGTTCTCGGCCACGAAGAAGTGGTTTGGCTCGGGGAAGGCTCCGGAGAAGAGCATCAGCGAACTCAAGAACACCTCCGGCCTGCT CTATCCGGCAGAAGCCCCGGAGCTGCAGATCAGGAAGATGGCCGACCTGTGCTTCCTGGTTCAGCACTACGAGCTGGCCTACAGCTGCTACCACACTGCCAAgaaggacttcctgtctgaccaggCCATGCTCTACGCTGCAGGGGCTCTG GAAATGGCGGCGGTGTCGGCCTTCCTGCAGCCGGGGGCTCCCAGACCGTACCCAGCACACTACATGGACACGGCCATACAGACCTACAAAGACGTGTGCAA AAACATGCTGCTAGCCGAGCGTTGCGCTCTCCTCAGCGCCGAGGTCCTCAAGAGCCAGGGCAAGTACTCTGACGCGGCCACACTCCTCATCAAGATGACCAGTGAG GACTCCGACCTGCGCAGCGCTCTCCTATTGGAGCAGGCCGCCCACTGCTTCATCAATATGCGGAACCCCATGGTGCGCAAGTTCGCCTTCCACATGATCCTGGCCGGGCACCGCTTCAGCAAGGCTGGCCAG AAGAGGCACGCGCTGCGCTGCTACTCCCAGGCCATGCAGGTGTACAAGGGCAAGGGCTGGTCCCTGGCCGAGGACCACATCAACTTCACCATCGGCCGGCAGTCCTTCACCCTGCGCCAGCCCGACAACGCCGTGGTGGCCTTCCGCCACATCCTCACCAACGACAGCCAGCAGAGCGGCGTCCAGCAGGGGGCATTCCTCCGGGAGTACCTGTACGTCTACAAG AATGTGACGGGGTCTTCCCAAGGCTCTCTACCCCAGCTGCCTCTACCCTGCATCCACAGCTCAGCCACTCGCGTCTACTTCGGACACGAGCGCCGCCTTGCCGAGG GAGAGAAGCAGGCTGCCACCCACGTGTCCCTGGACCAGGAGTACGACCGGGACCTGGCCGCCATGTGGCGggacctggaggagcaggtggtTGCCGCCGCCAACCGGGGCGTTGTCCCGGGAACGTTTCACCCCACCCAGTGTTGCCTGAACAACCAGACAGACAACCTACGATTCCCGCTCGCTGTTGTTGAGG AGCCCATTATAGTGGAGGTGGCGTTCCGGAACCCTCTCAAGGTTCCCCTGGAGCTGTCGGACCTGTCTCTGCTCTGGGAGTTCACGCCGAAAGACTTCTCTCGGCCGGGGGACGGCGTGGACGGCGAGCCTGTCAGCAACGAGGAGGAGGCCCTCTGTCCTGGG ATGGCACAGAAAGAGGACGTCATTGCCACCGAGGTCATCCCGGAGTTTAGCATGAGTCCAGAGGAGACCAAGCTG GCTCGTCTCAGACTGCTGCCTCACCTGACTGGCCAGCTTCACATCCTGGGCGTGGCCTAcaacctggcctcctccccctccactggaGAGCCAGCCAATAGCGTGGCGGGATCACAGAGCGAAG GTGAAGGGTTGCTGGTCCGAGGTCGACAGGACCTGCAGATTCAGGGGCCACGGTTGAACCACACCAAAGAGGAGAAGACCTCCGTCTGCCATGGGCCTGACCGCCGACTCGACCCCACCATAACCCCCCCCATGCCCCTGCTGGAG gtgttcTTCCTCCAGTTCCCCACCGCGCTGCTCTGCGGGGAGATCCGGAAGGCGTACGTGGAGTTCTGCAACGTGAGCCGCGTGGCCCTGCGCGGCCTGCGGGTGGCGTCCACGCACCCGGACTTCTTCACCTTCGGCGGCGGCGCCACCACGCCCCTCACCCCCGTCAGCCCCGCCGCCTCGGAGAACTGCTCGGCCTACAGGACCCTGGCCACGCCCCCCGGCGCCCGGCCGGGCGCGGCGGCGACGTCACTGGCGTCGGCGGGCGACTTCGGGCCGGTGGCGGGCGTGGCCGACATCCCTCTCCCCGAGGGCGCGCTGAGGCCGGGAGAGTCCACCCAGCTGCCCCTGTGGCTCCGAGGACCGGACCAGGAAGGAGTCCACGAGATCAACTTCCTGTTCTATTACGAGAGCGCCGAGAAGGGCGGCAAGATCGG CCACCGCGTGCTGCGTCACACGGTGTTCATCTGCGCCAGCCGCTCGCTGGCCGTGCGAGCCACAGCCTGCCGCAGCAACACTCtgcccgaggaggaggaggagggggaggaggaggagggcaggaacgGCAATATGCTGGTCTTCGTCGACGTGGAAAACATCAACACG AATGAAGCAGGCGTGCGCGAGTTCCACATAGCCCAGgtgtccagcagcagcagacacTGGCGTCTGCACAAGTGCATCAACGTGGCGGAggataaag ACTGTAAGCTCACGAGCAGGGAGAGGGCCAAGCTTGGCTTCAGAGCGATGCGATGCAAACCCCAGCAAG CGGCTGCCAGTGCTGCGGGGAGGTACACCTTTGCCGACCTAAACCTTGGAAATGAACAG ATCATCAGCTCCACCACGCCCTGTGCCGACTTCTTCTTCCGTCGATGTCAGCCCTCGGAGTCGCGGCGGGGGGCGGCGCCGGCGGCGGGGGGGTCGTTCTCCCACTCCAGGAACCAGGGGGCGGTCCCAGACGACACCGCGGCCATCGTCAGGAAGTGCAGCGAGGTCGACCTCGACATCATCGTCCTCTGGAAG GCCTTTGTCGTCGAGGACAACAAGCAGCGGATCCTGGAGGGACAGCTCCACGTGGCTCTGCAGACCATCGGCAAAGAGGCTTGCTCCCTGACCCAaaaagag GAAGCTCAGGAGATGGTGCTGCTCAAGTTCAAACCAGAGCTGCCTCCTCCCATGACCAGACCCTCTATGGAGCAGCTCTCCCACCTCATCAAAACCAACCTGCACTACCCTGAGAGCTACAGCCACGCGTTCATACAgaaaag
- the trappc8 gene encoding trafficking protein particle complex subunit 8 isoform X1 translates to MAQCVQSVQEFIQDSFVPMVAVLCSEDAEKVTRKNNLNFSELLRPFCRLTSEGHIRDPNNQVQGVKNLRISVNNVVTRPTSAPVSGIPGPAHRKLLSEVVSACQPAEGVAANVITAGEHDLNISDRSLKASVPWYSDWRDTLTELGASKHYTATTPWFEAYRESFLQSMPASDHEFLNHYLACLLVVSSSEAVPVEQFLKLSQEQHRVQHSGEYTNPKWFIPNTLKYYVLLHDMSEGDEQRADSVYEDMKQRYGPTGCYLLKVNSRRATAGADEQIPDPWSQYLHKSSLLSQDLYEDPAPTAVANNSPVENNVSSAEDDGHDTGHKEGVSNSLDNSHPLQLDAPSDPGSLEALKVATSEPRKPSPATGPGTSHGACLTLNDHDRIRQFVQEFTSRGLLPHVEKNIRQLNDQLVSRKGLSRSLFSATKKWFGSGKAPEKSISELKNTSGLLYPAEAPELQIRKMADLCFLVQHYELAYSCYHTAKKDFLSDQAMLYAAGALEMAAVSAFLQPGAPRPYPAHYMDTAIQTYKDVCKNMLLAERCALLSAEVLKSQGKYSDAATLLIKMTSEDSDLRSALLLEQAAHCFINMRNPMVRKFAFHMILAGHRFSKAGQKRHALRCYSQAMQVYKGKGWSLAEDHINFTIGRQSFTLRQPDNAVVAFRHILTNDSQQSGVQQGAFLREYLYVYKNVTGSSQGSLPQLPLPCIHSSATRVYFGHERRLAEGEKQAATHVSLDQEYDRDLAAMWRDLEEQVVAAANRGVVPGTFHPTQCCLNNQTDNLRFPLAVVEEPIIVEVAFRNPLKVPLELSDLSLLWEFTPKDFSRPGDGVDGEPVSNEEEALCPGMAQKEDVIATEVIPEFSMSPEETKLARLRLLPHLTGQLHILGVAYNLASSPSTGEPANSVAGSQSEGEGLLVRGRQDLQIQGPRLNHTKEEKTSVCHGPDRRLDPTITPPMPLLEVFFLQFPTALLCGEIRKAYVEFCNVSRVALRGLRVASTHPDFFTFGGGATTPLTPVSPAASENCSAYRTLATPPGARPGAAATSLASAGDFGPVAGVADIPLPEGALRPGESTQLPLWLRGPDQEGVHEINFLFYYESAEKGGKIGHRVLRHTVFICASRSLAVRATACRSNTLPEEEEEGEEEEGRNGNMLVFVDVENINTNEAGVREFHIAQVSSSSRHWRLHKCINVAEDKDCKLTSRERAKLGFRAMRCKPQQAAASAAGRYTFADLNLGNEQIISSTTPCADFFFRRCQPSESRRGAAPAAGGSFSHSRNQGAVPDDTAAIVRKCSEVDLDIIVLWKAFVVEDNKQRILEGQLHVALQTIGKEACSLTQKEEAQEMVLLKFKPELPPPMTRPSMEQLSHLIKTNLHYPESYSHAFIQKSLCMVPVTLTLSNCSLAQVEVFIDLRNKLTSPESFEVHGSFTWLGQTQYKLQLKAQEVMCVSLRACFLHAGVYNLGTPRVFAKLADQASVCETSQQTAPPALIIINST, encoded by the exons ATGGCTCAGTGCGTCCAGTCGGTGCAGGAGTTCATCCAGGACTCGTTTGTCCCGATGGTGGCCGTTCTGTGCAGCGAAGATGCGGAGAAAGTGACTCGCAAAAACAACCTAAATTTCTCGGAGCTGCTTCGGCCTTTCTGCCGGTTAACCTCTGAAG GTCACATAAGAGACCCCAACAACCAGGTGCAGGGGGTGAAGAACCTGCGCATCAGCGTAAACAACGTGGTGACGCGCCCCACCTCCGCGCCCGTGTCTGGCATCCCTGGCCCCGCCCACCGCAAGCTGCTCAGCGAGGTGGTGTCGGCGTGCCAGCCGGCCGAGGGGGTGGCGGCCAATGTCATCACAGCCGGGGAGCACGACCTCAACATCAGCG aTCGCTCTCTTAAAGCGAGCGTCCCCTGGTACAGTGACTGGAGGGACACGCTAACGGAACTGGGCGCCTCCAAGCATTACACAG cGACCACGCCCTGGTTCGAGGCCTACCGGGAGAGCTTCCTCCAGTCCATGCCCGCCTCCGACCACGAGTTCCTCAACCACTACCTCGCCT GTCTCCTGGTGGTGTCGTCCAGCGAAGCCGTGCCGGTGGAGCAGTTCCTCAAGCTGTCCCAGGAGCAGCACAGGGTTCAGCACAGCGGAGAGTACACCAACCCCAAGTGGTTCATCCCCAACACCCTCAAATACTACGTGCTGCTGCACGACATGAGCGAGGGAGACGAACAGAG ggcgGACTCGGTGTACGAGGACATGAAGCAGAGGTACGGCCCCACAGGCTGCTACCTGCTCAAGGTGAACTCCCGCAGGGCCACGGCGGGGGCAGACGAGCAGATCCCCGATCCCTGGAGCCAGTACCTCCACAAGAGCAGCCTGCTCAGCCAG gacctcTACGAGGACCCCGCCCCGACTGCCGTGGCGAACAACTCCCCCGTAGAGAACAACGTCAGCTCCGCAGAAGACGACGGCCATGACACAGGCCACAAAG AGGGCGTCTCCAACAGCCTGGACAACAGCCACCCCCTCCAGCTGGACGCCCCCAGTGACCCCGGGAGCCTGGAAGCCCTCAAGGTCGCGACCTCCGAGCCCAGGAAGCCGTCCCCTGCCACGGGGCCAGGGACGAGCCACGGAGCCTGCCTCACGCTCAACGACCACGACCGCATCCGACAGTTCGTCCAGGAGTTCACCTCCAGAGGCCTCCTGCCCCACGTAGAGAAGAACATCAGGCAGCTGAACGACCAG CTGGTCTCCAGGAAGGGCTTGAGTCGCTCCCTGTTCTCGGCCACGAAGAAGTGGTTTGGCTCGGGGAAGGCTCCGGAGAAGAGCATCAGCGAACTCAAGAACACCTCCGGCCTGCT CTATCCGGCAGAAGCCCCGGAGCTGCAGATCAGGAAGATGGCCGACCTGTGCTTCCTGGTTCAGCACTACGAGCTGGCCTACAGCTGCTACCACACTGCCAAgaaggacttcctgtctgaccaggCCATGCTCTACGCTGCAGGGGCTCTG GAAATGGCGGCGGTGTCGGCCTTCCTGCAGCCGGGGGCTCCCAGACCGTACCCAGCACACTACATGGACACGGCCATACAGACCTACAAAGACGTGTGCAA AAACATGCTGCTAGCCGAGCGTTGCGCTCTCCTCAGCGCCGAGGTCCTCAAGAGCCAGGGCAAGTACTCTGACGCGGCCACACTCCTCATCAAGATGACCAGTGAG GACTCCGACCTGCGCAGCGCTCTCCTATTGGAGCAGGCCGCCCACTGCTTCATCAATATGCGGAACCCCATGGTGCGCAAGTTCGCCTTCCACATGATCCTGGCCGGGCACCGCTTCAGCAAGGCTGGCCAG AAGAGGCACGCGCTGCGCTGCTACTCCCAGGCCATGCAGGTGTACAAGGGCAAGGGCTGGTCCCTGGCCGAGGACCACATCAACTTCACCATCGGCCGGCAGTCCTTCACCCTGCGCCAGCCCGACAACGCCGTGGTGGCCTTCCGCCACATCCTCACCAACGACAGCCAGCAGAGCGGCGTCCAGCAGGGGGCATTCCTCCGGGAGTACCTGTACGTCTACAAG AATGTGACGGGGTCTTCCCAAGGCTCTCTACCCCAGCTGCCTCTACCCTGCATCCACAGCTCAGCCACTCGCGTCTACTTCGGACACGAGCGCCGCCTTGCCGAGG GAGAGAAGCAGGCTGCCACCCACGTGTCCCTGGACCAGGAGTACGACCGGGACCTGGCCGCCATGTGGCGggacctggaggagcaggtggtTGCCGCCGCCAACCGGGGCGTTGTCCCGGGAACGTTTCACCCCACCCAGTGTTGCCTGAACAACCAGACAGACAACCTACGATTCCCGCTCGCTGTTGTTGAGG AGCCCATTATAGTGGAGGTGGCGTTCCGGAACCCTCTCAAGGTTCCCCTGGAGCTGTCGGACCTGTCTCTGCTCTGGGAGTTCACGCCGAAAGACTTCTCTCGGCCGGGGGACGGCGTGGACGGCGAGCCTGTCAGCAACGAGGAGGAGGCCCTCTGTCCTGGG ATGGCACAGAAAGAGGACGTCATTGCCACCGAGGTCATCCCGGAGTTTAGCATGAGTCCAGAGGAGACCAAGCTG GCTCGTCTCAGACTGCTGCCTCACCTGACTGGCCAGCTTCACATCCTGGGCGTGGCCTAcaacctggcctcctccccctccactggaGAGCCAGCCAATAGCGTGGCGGGATCACAGAGCGAAG GTGAAGGGTTGCTGGTCCGAGGTCGACAGGACCTGCAGATTCAGGGGCCACGGTTGAACCACACCAAAGAGGAGAAGACCTCCGTCTGCCATGGGCCTGACCGCCGACTCGACCCCACCATAACCCCCCCCATGCCCCTGCTGGAG gtgttcTTCCTCCAGTTCCCCACCGCGCTGCTCTGCGGGGAGATCCGGAAGGCGTACGTGGAGTTCTGCAACGTGAGCCGCGTGGCCCTGCGCGGCCTGCGGGTGGCGTCCACGCACCCGGACTTCTTCACCTTCGGCGGCGGCGCCACCACGCCCCTCACCCCCGTCAGCCCCGCCGCCTCGGAGAACTGCTCGGCCTACAGGACCCTGGCCACGCCCCCCGGCGCCCGGCCGGGCGCGGCGGCGACGTCACTGGCGTCGGCGGGCGACTTCGGGCCGGTGGCGGGCGTGGCCGACATCCCTCTCCCCGAGGGCGCGCTGAGGCCGGGAGAGTCCACCCAGCTGCCCCTGTGGCTCCGAGGACCGGACCAGGAAGGAGTCCACGAGATCAACTTCCTGTTCTATTACGAGAGCGCCGAGAAGGGCGGCAAGATCGG CCACCGCGTGCTGCGTCACACGGTGTTCATCTGCGCCAGCCGCTCGCTGGCCGTGCGAGCCACAGCCTGCCGCAGCAACACTCtgcccgaggaggaggaggagggggaggaggaggagggcaggaacgGCAATATGCTGGTCTTCGTCGACGTGGAAAACATCAACACG AATGAAGCAGGCGTGCGCGAGTTCCACATAGCCCAGgtgtccagcagcagcagacacTGGCGTCTGCACAAGTGCATCAACGTGGCGGAggataaag ACTGTAAGCTCACGAGCAGGGAGAGGGCCAAGCTTGGCTTCAGAGCGATGCGATGCAAACCCCAGCAAG CGGCTGCCAGTGCTGCGGGGAGGTACACCTTTGCCGACCTAAACCTTGGAAATGAACAG ATCATCAGCTCCACCACGCCCTGTGCCGACTTCTTCTTCCGTCGATGTCAGCCCTCGGAGTCGCGGCGGGGGGCGGCGCCGGCGGCGGGGGGGTCGTTCTCCCACTCCAGGAACCAGGGGGCGGTCCCAGACGACACCGCGGCCATCGTCAGGAAGTGCAGCGAGGTCGACCTCGACATCATCGTCCTCTGGAAG GCCTTTGTCGTCGAGGACAACAAGCAGCGGATCCTGGAGGGACAGCTCCACGTGGCTCTGCAGACCATCGGCAAAGAGGCTTGCTCCCTGACCCAaaaagag GAAGCTCAGGAGATGGTGCTGCTCAAGTTCAAACCAGAGCTGCCTCCTCCCATGACCAGACCCTCTATGGAGCAGCTCTCCCACCTCATCAAAACCAACCTGCACTACCCTGAGAGCTACAGCCACGCGTTCATACAgaaaag
- the LOC136936914 gene encoding E3 ubiquitin-protein ligase RNF114, which produces MEPSAEASPESKSDCPICIGPLTDPYCLSLCSHEFCRQCLSHALKVNSHCPKCRGRVQTCDIMNMNVDDPSSNAPLRAAQRFGIPLIGLTGQPVPAQGRHRRDAFIGLTQLRLQLERSQLFLPIMTNQTPRDLGASSANNSTPATAHAASVTTRPAPIPSPRSAATLRPIATPLLRPSGPVSASQQAPATPVLPATPVLPATPVLPISAPLLTTTHSFPFLSSSLSLSSDNNSDDQEDILEEFQFNQSIHLSQPLSTTVRMFSCPYCDEGGLDELDLLEHCNEHHLQDRRSVVCPVCVSLPYGNPTQVSRGFIAHLNLRHCYYTNDYTNISQSDPMNEQDAIFESYRVNKQNSG; this is translated from the exons ATGGAGCCCTCCGCAGAAGCCTCACCTGAGTCCAAGTCAGATTGTCCAATCTGTATAGGGCCCCTCACGGACCCttactgcctctccctctgcagtCATGA ATTCTGCCGCCAGTGCCTGAGTCATGCTCTAAAAGTGAATAGCCACTGCCCAAAATGCAGAGGAAGAGTGCAAACCTGTGATATCATGAACATGAATGTTGATGACCCCTCTAGTAATGCCCCTCTCAGAGCAGCCCAGAGGTTTGGCATTCCTCTGATTGGTCTGACAGGGCAGCCTGTTCCTGCACAAGGAAGACATAGGAGAGATGCCTTCATTGG actgacacagcTCAGACTTCAGCTAGAGCGAAGCCAGCTCTTTTTGCCCATCATGACGAATCAGACTCCGAGAGACCTTGGAGCATCCTCGGCAAACAACTCTACTCCTGCCACAGCGCACGCCGCCTCCGTCACCACCCGGCCTGCCCCCATACCCTCCCCCCGCTCCGCGGCCACACTCAGACCCATCGCCACGCCTCTACTTCGCCCCAGTGGGCCTGTGTCTGCGTCACAACAAGCCCCCGCCACCCCCGTCCTCCCCGCCACCCCCGTCCTCCCCGCCACCCCTGTCCTCCCTATCTCAGCTCCACTGCTAACCACAACTCATTCCTTTCCGTTCCTATCCTCCTCATTATCCCTCTCGTCCGACAACAATTCTGA TGATCAGGAAGACATATTGGAGGAATTCCAGTTTAACCAGTCGATCCACCTAAGCCAGCCTCTGAG CACCACCGTGAGGATGTTTTCCTGCCCATACTGTGATGAAGGAGGTCTGGATGAGTTAGACCTTCTAGAACACTGTAACGAGCACCATCTCCAGGACAGAAGGAGCGTG GTgtgccctgtctgtgtgtctctgccatACGGGAACCCAACCCAAGTGAGCAGAGGTTTTATTGCACATCTGAACCTGAGACACTGCTACTACACCAACGACTACAcg AATATTAGCCAAAGCGACCCGATGAATGAACAAGATGCCATATTTGAGTCTTACAGAGTCAACAAGCAGAATTCCGGATAA